From Daucus carota subsp. sativus chromosome 6, DH1 v3.0, whole genome shotgun sequence, the proteins below share one genomic window:
- the LOC108226289 gene encoding ABC transporter B family member 13, whose protein sequence is MALQKTDQNELKREKTDEDLKPVAEGVAFRELLSYADGLDWTLMVLGTLGSTIHGLAQPVGYMLLGKALDAFGENINNDEAMVKALKKVIPFVWYMAIATFPAGILEVGCWMYTSQRQAAKIRLSFLRAVLRQEVGAFDTDLTNGKITSGISNHMSVIQDAIGEKLGHFLSCFATFFSGVVIALISSWEVSLLSLLVVPLILIIGATYTKKMNVISAAKTSFLSETTAMVQQTISQIKTVYAFVGENSAVKSFTERMERQLVLSKGEALIKGVGTGMFQTVTFCSWSLIVWVGAVVVVAKRSTGGDVLAAVMSILFGAIALTYAAPDMQIFNQATAAGKEVFEVIRRSSAISIDSKGKTLELVEGNIDIHNIHFAYPSRPEKRILQGFSLSIPAGKVVALVGSSGCGKSTVISLMARFYDPAEGEIFIDNNNIKDLDLRFLRKNLGVVSQEPSLFTGTIKENMKLGNTDADDQQIESAAVMANAHSFISQLPNQYLTEVGQNGVQLSGGQKQRIAIARAILKNPPILMLDEATSALDSESEKLVQNALETAMQGRTVIVIAHRLSTIVNADMIVVVDNGKVTESGKHHDLLDSSKFYNNLVNMQNITVEDQTRTIDDTEETSGTELKVSSEQPIKSLELVYHLPDYPEQEKQKEGKSWDIFFRLWFGLNRNELVKTAIGSFAAAFSGISKPIFGFFIITIGVAYYKPDSKEKVGKYSLIFSSIGLLSLISHTLQHYFFGIIGEKAMRNLRQALYSAVLRNELAWFDSPKNNVGSLTSRIISETSTVKTIISDRMSVIVQCISSILIATIVSLRVNWRMALVAWAVMPCHFIGGLIQAKSAKGFSGDIAAAQSELVALTSEATANIRTVVSFCHEDNVLQKARVYLKKSTSRNRKESVKYGIIQGISLFLWNVAHAIALWYTTVLVEKKQAKFENGIRAYQIFSLTVPSITELWTLIPTVVSAISVLTPAFQTLDRQTKIDPDTTEDPPTEKINGEIEFKNIHFHYPLRPEVTILNNFSLHIESGSKVALVGPSGAGKSSVLALLLRFYVPREGSILIDGKNIEKYNLRKLRTQIGLVQQEPLLFSCSIRDNICYGNEGASETEIIEVSKNSNIHEFISNLPYGYDTVVGEKGCQLSGGQKQRIAIARTLLKKPAIMLLDEATSALDAESESAVVNALESIQLNSSGGFLKKTTQITVAHRLSTIKNSDTIIVMDKGSVVEMGTHSSLKDISEGVYSRFYRLQSVRHKLHRKQGQST, encoded by the exons ATGGCACTGCAAAAAACTGACCAGAATGAGCTAAAGAGAGAAAAAACAGATGAGGATCTAAAGCCAGTTGCAGAGGGAGTGGCGTTTCGTGAGCTCTTGAGCTATGCAGATGGACTGGATTGGACGCTGATGGTGCTTGGCACGCTGGGATCAACTATCCATGGCCTTGCGCAGCCTGTTGGCTACATGCTGCTTGGCAAAGCCCTTGATGCTTTTGGTGAAAACATCAACAACGACGAGGCCATGGTTAAAGCGTTGAAGAAG GTTATACCATTTGTGTGGTACATGGCCATTGCTACCTTTCCTGCTGGCATACTAG AGGTTGGATGCTGGATGTACACAAGTCAGAGGCAAGCAGCAAAGATACGGCTCTCATTTCTGCGTGCAGTGCTCAGACAGGAGGTCGGAGCTTTCGACACCGATTTAACCAACGGCAAAATCACCAGCGGCATAAGCAACCACATGAGTGTCATACAAGATGCTATAGGAGAAAAG TTGGGCCATTTTCTGTCATGCTTTGCAACTTTCTTTTCTGGAGTTGTGATTGCTCTGATCTCAAGTTGGGAAGTTTCACTCCTTTCCCTCTTGGTTGTTCCTCTGATTCTTATTATTGGAGCCACATATACGAAAAAAATGAATGTCATTTCAGCTGCCAAGACATCATTCTTGTCCGAAACCACAGCAATGGTTCAGCAG ACTATTTCCCAAATCAAAACAGTTTATGCATTTGTGGGAGAAAATTCGGCGGTCAAATCTTTTACAGAACGTATGGAGAGACAATTAGTACTCAGCAAGGGAGAGGCGTTGATAAAAGGCGTTGGAACCGGCATGTTCCAAACTGTGACATTCTGTTCCTGGTCTCTGATTGTATGGGTTGGAGCCGTTGTGGTTGTAGCTAAAAGATCAACCGGAGGAGATGTCCTTGCTGCAGTAATGAGCATTCTATTCGGGGCTAT AGCACTTACTTATGCTGCACCGGACATGCAAATCTTCAATCAGGCCACAGCTGCAGGAAAGGAAGTGTTTGAGGTGATCAGAAGGAGTTCAGCAATAAGTATCGACTCAAAAGGGAAGACACTGGAGCTAGTTGAGGGCAACATTGACATACACAACATACACTTTGCTTATCCATCCAGACCAGAGAAGCGCATACTTCAAGGGTTTTCATTGTCAATTCCAGCAGGAAAGGTGGTTGCTTTAGTAGGCAGTAGTGGCTGTGGGAAGAGCACTGTCATCTCCCTAATGGCAAGATTCTATGATCCTGCAGAAG GAGAGATTTTCATTGACAACAACAACATAAAGGATCTTGATTTAAGGTTCCTCAGGAAAAACTTGGGAGTTGTTTCCCAGGAGCCATCACTATTTACGGGCACCATCAAGGAAAACATGAAGTTAGGAAACACAGATGCAGATGACCAACAGATTGAGAGTGCAGCAGTGATGGCAAATGCTCACTCTTTCATATCTCAACTTCCAAATCAGTACTTAACAGAG gTGGGACAAAATGGTGTGCAATTATCAGGTGGACAGAAACAGCGGATTGCAATAGCAAGAGCCATTTTAAAGAACCCTCCAATTCTTATGCTCGATGAGGCAACAAGTGCACTTGATTCAGAATCAGAGAAGCTGGTGCAGAATGCCCTGGAGACTGCTATGCAAGGGAGAACTGTCATAGTAATTGCACACAGGCTATCAACCATCGTCAATGCAGATATGATCGTAGTTGTAGACAATGGAAAAGTTACAGAGTCTGGAAAGCACCATGATTTGTTAGATAGCAGCAAGTTCTACAACAACCTAGTTAACATGCAGAATATCACAGTAGAAGATCAAACAAG GACTATAGATGATACTGAAGAGACTTCCGGAACTGAGCTTAAGGTTTCATCCGAGCAACCAATCAAATCTTTGGAGCTCGTATATCATCTTCCGGACTATCCAGAGCAAGAGAAGCAGAAGGAAGGAAAGTCTTGGGATATATTTTTCAGACTCTGGTTTGGTTTAAACCGTAACGAGCTTGTAAAGACTGCTATTGGCTCCTTTGCAGCAGCTTTTTCTGGCATTTCAAAACCTATCTTTGGGTTCTTTATCATAACGATAGGTGTAGCATATTACAAGCCTGATTCGAAGGAAAAAGTTGGGAAGTATTCATTGATCTTTTCTTCAATAGGATTGCTTTCACTGATTAGCCATACTTTGCAGCATTACTTTTTTGGAATCATTGGAGAGAAGGCCATGAGAAACCTAAGACAAGCTCTCTATTCAG CTGTGCTAAGGAATGAATTAGCCTGGTTCGATAGCCCTAAGAACAATGTTGGTTCACTTACTTCACGAATTATCAGTGAAACCTCCACTGTCAAGACAATCATCTCTGATCGTATGTCCGTGATAGTTCAATGCATTTCCTCAATACTCATTGCAACAATTGTTAGCTTGAGAGTTAACTGGAGAATGGCTCTAGTAGCTTGGGCTGTGATGCCTTGCCACTTCATTGGTGGTCTGATTCAAGCCAAGTCTGCAAAAGGATTTTCAGGCGACATTGCTGCAGCACAATCAGAACTTGTCGCTCTTACTTCTGAAGCCACTGCAAACATTAGAACAGTTGTTTCCTTTTGTCATGAAGATAATGTACTTCAGAAAGCCAGAGTGTATCTCAAGAAATCAACAAGTAGGAACAGAAAGGAAAGTGTTAAATATGGGATCATTCAAGGGATATCCCTTTTCTTATGGAATGTTGCTCATGCTATTGCTTTATGGTACACTACTGTCCTGGTTGAGAAAAAGCAAGCAAAATTTGAGAATGGAATCAGAGCGTATCAGATATTCTCCCTCACGGTACCCTCAATCACAGAGCTATGGACACTGATTCCCACTGTTGTCTCTGCTATCAGTGTATTAACTCCAGCATTTCAGACACTGGATCGACAAACAAAAATTGACCCAGATACAACTGAAGACCCacctacggagaagatcaatgGAGAAATTGAGTTCAAAAACATTCATTTTCATTACCCACTACGACCAGAAGTGACTATACTTAACAACTTTAGCTTGCACATTGAGTCTGGATCAAAGGTAGCTCTTGTTGGGCCAAGTGGCGCTGGAAAATCTTCAGTATTAGCTCTTTTGCTGAGATTTTACGTTCCTAGGGAAGGTTCTATACTCATCGACGGAAAGAATATTGAGAAGTACAATCTTAGAAAGTTAAGAACACAAATAGGGTTGGTCCAACAGGAGCCGCTTCTCTTCAGTTGTTCAATCAGAGACAACATCTGCTATGGAAACGAAGGAGCTTCTGAAACCGAAATCATAGAGGTATCAAAAAATTCCAATATTCATGAATTCATAAGCAATTTGCCCTATGGTTATGATACCGTAGTTGGAGAAAAAGGGTGCCAGCTTTCGGGTGGACAAAAACAGAGAATAGCAATAGCAAGAACCCTACTTAAAAAGCCTGCAATAATGCTGCTCGACGAGGCAACAAGTGCCCTCGATGCAGAGTCGGAAAGTGCAGTAGTAAATGCTCTGGAATCAATACAACTCAACAGCAGTGGTGGGTTTTTGAAGAAGACTACACAGATTACAGTTGCACATAGGCTTTCCACCATCAAAAATTCGGACACCATAATTGTTATGGATAAAGGTTCGGTTGTGGAGATGGGCACGCACTCATCCCTGAAAGATATATCGGAAGGAGTTTACTCAAGATTCTACCGTCTCCAGAGTGTGAGACACAAACTTCACCGCAAACAGGGTCAGTCAACTTGA
- the LOC108227880 gene encoding autophagy-related protein 13a isoform X1 — protein sequence MDGQISNSHGEHGRFEQILSQFLLKSLHIVLDSRVPTIHPYNRKNDLSLGAQAKKSDKWFSLVLGDRPAALDNLSFWHRNLMDPMIIDIILVQDVPNYLSQPSPKAQEETVIERWIVQFEYVRTTTPQGGDSSAAYKKTYKKLIILLRSLFSMMRLLPAHRAFRKLCSSSKSCDYDINYKVSSFSAPFSRSEEELMKQYNFSPVEAQQGCFSISVTYRESLSDFNLETSALFPPQIISDYVGSPATDPLRAFPSTGKGVCATSFPSRGFQSTSTHSERPHSWTSGIHRGASLPHKQPLSGSPPIYQSSGRSDLSSSPTDVYGHRIPNYRLPNHYKNNNFDAYQLSPPFSPSTSPSPPTHLTGGNFMQSRLRSETSPVSIPHPMLGRSPRYLSPNLSDTSRHSLPPLSPRNAKHDSSSQESPSGMRSLRKLDLSKAGELNSGMPISYTGQKLSGDTKDDSGRFSGLLSSSGSPRIGFSRSSSRISFPDDLDDCDFSCPFIVDDVDTSDLQSSQNLGVSKTLEVSSQVISTARKSHDAAVGALVHMFRTAPPLRQDSSCYSSRSMKQEIGQGAGSSSAFFLPRKTSDALEELRAYKDMKELLLSKSARMAAKEEA from the exons atggatgggcAGATTAGTAATTCTCATGGTGAGCATGGACGCTTCGAACAAATCCTTTCTCAGTTTCTTCTGAAAAGCTTGCACATTGTATTGGACTCACGAGTTCCTACAATTCATCCTTATAATCGCAAAAATGATCTGTCACTGGGAGCTCAGGCGAAAAAGAGTGACAAATGGTTCAGCTTAGTGTTAGGGGATCGTCCAGCTGCTTTAGATAATCTGAGTTTCTGGCATAGAAATTTGATGGATCCTATGATAATTGACATTATACTTGTCCAAGACGTGCCTAATTATCTGTCACAGCCTTCACCAAAGGCACAAGAGGAGACAGTTATAGAGAGGTGGATTGTTCAGTTTGAGTATGTTAGGACTACAACTCCTCAAGGTGGAGACTCTTCTGCAGCTTATAAGAAAACATATAAGAAACTAATCATCCTTCTACGTTCTCTTTTTTCAATGATGAGGCTTCTTCCGGCACACCGAGCCTTCCGTAAGTTATGTTCATCTAGCAAGAGTTGTGATTATGATATAAATTACAAGGTCTCTTCCTTTAGTGCTCCGTTTTCAAGGTCGGAGGAAGAACTAATGAAGCAATATAATTTTAGTCCAGTTGAAGCACAACAAGGTTGCTTTTCAATATCGGTAACATATCGTGAAAGCCTTTCCGACTTTAACTTGGAGACTTCTGCATTGTTCCCACCACAGATTATTTCGGATTATGTTGGGAGCCCCGCGACAGACCCGTTAAGGGCTTTCCCTTCCACAGGAAAGGGTGTCTGTGCAACATCCTTCCCATCTAGAGGTTTTCAATCAACATCAACACATTCTGAACGCCCACACAGCTGGACAAGTGGCATTCACAGAGGAGCTTCTTTACCGCATAAGCAACCCCTTAGTGGATCCCCACCAATATATCAATCTAGTGGTCGAAGTGATTTATCTTCGTCCCCGACTGATGTATATGGTCATAGAATTCCAAACTATAGATTGCCGAATCactacaaaaataataattttgatgcTTACCAGCTCTCACCCCCATTCTCACCATCTACTTCTCCATCTCCTCCAACACATCTTACTGGTGGAAATTTCATGCAAAGTCGACTACGATCAGAGACTTCTCCTGTAAGTATTCCACATCCAATGCTGGGAAGGAGCCCAAGGTATCTCTCTCCCAATCTGTCTGACACGAGTAGGCATTCACTTCCTCCGCTATCCCCTAGAAATGCAAAGCATGATTCTTCCTCACAAGAGTCTCCATCTGGAATGAGGTCGTTGAGAAAATTAGACTTATCAAAGGCAGGGGAGTTGAATTCTGGAATGCCAATTTCATATACTGGTCAAAAG TTGTCAGGAGATACCAAAGACGACTCCGGGAGGTTCTCAGGTTTGCTCTCTTCTAGTGGTTCCCCGAGAATTGGATTCTCGAGAAGCTCTAGTAGAATTTCTTTCCCGGATGATTTGGATGATTGTGACTTCTCGTGTCCTTTCATTGTGGATGATGTTGATACTTCTGATCTGCAATCCAG TCAAAATCTTGGTGTATCAAAAACTTTAGAAGTTAGTTCTCAAGTAATCTCAACAGCTAGGAAGTCACATGATGCTGCTGTCGGTGCACTTGTTCACATGTTTAGAACAGCACCTCCACTGCGACAAGATTCTAGTTGCTACTCATCCAGGTCAATGAAACAAGAAATTGGGCAAGGGGCTGGATCTTCATCTGCGTTCTTCCTGCCTAGAAAAACATCAGATGCACTGGAAGAGCTCAGGGCTTACAAAGATATGAAAGAACTTCTTCTTTCTAAGAGCGCTAGAATGGCTGCGAAGGAGGAAGCTTAG
- the LOC108227880 gene encoding autophagy-related protein 13a isoform X2 translates to MDGQISNSHGEHGRFEQILSQFLLKSLHIVLDSRVPTIHPYNRKNDLSLGAQAKKSDKWFSLVLGDRPAALDNLSFWHRNLMDPMIIDIILVQDVPNYLSQPSPKAQEETVIERWIVQFEYVRTTTPQGGDSSAAYKKTYKKLIILLRSLFSMMRLLPAHRAFRKLCSSSKSCDYDINYKVSSFSAPFSRSEEELMKQYNFSPVEAQQGCFSISVTYRESLSDFNLETSALFPPQIISDYVGSPATDPLRAFPSTGKGVCATSFPSRGFQSTSTHSERPHSWTSGIHRGASLPHKQPLSGSPPIYQSSGRSDLSSSPTDVYGHRIPNYRLPNHYKNNNFDAYQLSPPFSPSTSPSPPTHLTGGNFMQSRLRSETSPVSIPHPMLGRSPRYLSPNLSDTSRHSLPPLSPRNAKHDSSSQESPSGMRSLRKLDLSKAGELNSGMPISYTGQKCSCQEIPKTTPGGSQVCSLLVVPRELDSREALVEFLSRMIWMIVTSRVLSLWMMLILLICNPVKILVYQKL, encoded by the exons atggatgggcAGATTAGTAATTCTCATGGTGAGCATGGACGCTTCGAACAAATCCTTTCTCAGTTTCTTCTGAAAAGCTTGCACATTGTATTGGACTCACGAGTTCCTACAATTCATCCTTATAATCGCAAAAATGATCTGTCACTGGGAGCTCAGGCGAAAAAGAGTGACAAATGGTTCAGCTTAGTGTTAGGGGATCGTCCAGCTGCTTTAGATAATCTGAGTTTCTGGCATAGAAATTTGATGGATCCTATGATAATTGACATTATACTTGTCCAAGACGTGCCTAATTATCTGTCACAGCCTTCACCAAAGGCACAAGAGGAGACAGTTATAGAGAGGTGGATTGTTCAGTTTGAGTATGTTAGGACTACAACTCCTCAAGGTGGAGACTCTTCTGCAGCTTATAAGAAAACATATAAGAAACTAATCATCCTTCTACGTTCTCTTTTTTCAATGATGAGGCTTCTTCCGGCACACCGAGCCTTCCGTAAGTTATGTTCATCTAGCAAGAGTTGTGATTATGATATAAATTACAAGGTCTCTTCCTTTAGTGCTCCGTTTTCAAGGTCGGAGGAAGAACTAATGAAGCAATATAATTTTAGTCCAGTTGAAGCACAACAAGGTTGCTTTTCAATATCGGTAACATATCGTGAAAGCCTTTCCGACTTTAACTTGGAGACTTCTGCATTGTTCCCACCACAGATTATTTCGGATTATGTTGGGAGCCCCGCGACAGACCCGTTAAGGGCTTTCCCTTCCACAGGAAAGGGTGTCTGTGCAACATCCTTCCCATCTAGAGGTTTTCAATCAACATCAACACATTCTGAACGCCCACACAGCTGGACAAGTGGCATTCACAGAGGAGCTTCTTTACCGCATAAGCAACCCCTTAGTGGATCCCCACCAATATATCAATCTAGTGGTCGAAGTGATTTATCTTCGTCCCCGACTGATGTATATGGTCATAGAATTCCAAACTATAGATTGCCGAATCactacaaaaataataattttgatgcTTACCAGCTCTCACCCCCATTCTCACCATCTACTTCTCCATCTCCTCCAACACATCTTACTGGTGGAAATTTCATGCAAAGTCGACTACGATCAGAGACTTCTCCTGTAAGTATTCCACATCCAATGCTGGGAAGGAGCCCAAGGTATCTCTCTCCCAATCTGTCTGACACGAGTAGGCATTCACTTCCTCCGCTATCCCCTAGAAATGCAAAGCATGATTCTTCCTCACAAGAGTCTCCATCTGGAATGAGGTCGTTGAGAAAATTAGACTTATCAAAGGCAGGGGAGTTGAATTCTGGAATGCCAATTTCATATACTGGTCAAAAG TGCAGTTGTCAGGAGATACCAAAGACGACTCCGGGAGGTTCTCAGGTTTGCTCTCTTCTAGTGGTTCCCCGAGAATTGGATTCTCGAGAAGCTCTAGTAGAATTTCTTTCCCGGATGATTTGGATGATTGTGACTTCTCGTGTCCTTTCATTGTGGATGATGTTGATACTTCTGATCTGCAATCCAG TCAAAATCTTGGTGTATCAAAAACTTTAG
- the LOC108224222 gene encoding pathogenesis-related thaumatin-like protein 3.5 isoform X1, protein MQIEIAVRKQRLATSLSFLLIFLLFWSGTCTFTISNHCPYTIWPGTLGTPQLPMTGFELAPGESIHVPSVPGWSGRIWARTGCTFDASGAGACRTGDCGGRLECGGIGATPPASLFEITIGQGDEKDFYDVSFVDGYNLPLVAAPLGVHGSCNATGCASDINIGCPKELQVSGEEEGTAGGVVACKSACEAFGLDQYCCSGEFANPTTCRPSFYSSIFKRACPRAYSYAFDDGTSTFTCKAFEYSIIFCPNASVMDQSNDTFITSPSILKSSKKIPSHGHSHSSSPNIQVPFYVAVMVLLLPFYFIKD, encoded by the exons ATGCAAATAGAAATAGCCGTAAGAAAGCAGAGGCTCGCTACCAGTTTATCATTTctgctaatttttttattgttttggtCAGGGACTTGCACATTTACCATATCTAACCACTGCCCCTACACAATATGGCCCGGTACACTTGGAACACCTCAACTTCCCATGACAGGATTCGAGTTAGCCCCAGGAGAAAGCATCCATGTCCCAAGTGTTCCGGGATGGTCTGGTAGAATTTGGGCAAGAACTGGTTGCACATTTGATGCATCTGGTGCTGGTGCTTGTCGTACGGGGGACTGTGGAGGGAGGCTAGAATGTGGTGGCATTGGCGCCACGCCACCAGCTTCCCTCTTTGAGATTACAATAGGTCAAGGAGACGAAAAAGATTTTTATGATGTCAGTTTTGTTGATGGTTATAATTTGCCTCTCGTGGCTGCACCCCTTGGAGTCCATGGTAGCTGTAATGCCACAGGCTGTGCTAGTGATATCAACATTG GTTGTCCTAAAGAACTTCAAGTATCTGGCGAGGAAGAAGGAACAGCAGGGGGTGTTGTGGCATGCAAGAGCGCTTGTGAGGCATTTGGCCTAGACCAATACTGCTGCAGTGGAGAGTTTGCAAATCCCACAACATGTCGTCCGTCTTTCTATTCAAGCATTTTCAAGAGAGCTTGTCCAAGGGCTTACAGCTATGCATTTGACGATGGTACTAGCACTTTCACTTGCAAGGCCTTCGAATATTCCATCATTTTTTGCCCCAATGCTAGTGT GATGGACCAGTCAAACGATACATTCATAACATCTCCTTCGATACTAAAGAGCAGCAAGAAAATCCCTTCTCATGGGCATAGCCATAGTTCATCTCCTAACATCCAAGTACCATTTTATGTAGCAGTCATGGTCTTACTGTTACCTTTTTACTTCATTAAAGACTAA
- the LOC108224222 gene encoding pathogenesis-related thaumatin-like protein 3.5 isoform X2 translates to MTGFELAPGESIHVPSVPGWSGRIWARTGCTFDASGAGACRTGDCGGRLECGGIGATPPASLFEITIGQGDEKDFYDVSFVDGYNLPLVAAPLGVHGSCNATGCASDINIGCPKELQVSGEEEGTAGGVVACKSACEAFGLDQYCCSGEFANPTTCRPSFYSSIFKRACPRAYSYAFDDGTSTFTCKAFEYSIIFCPNASVMDQSNDTFITSPSILKSSKKIPSHGHSHSSSPNIQVPFYVAVMVLLLPFYFIKD, encoded by the exons ATGACAGGATTCGAGTTAGCCCCAGGAGAAAGCATCCATGTCCCAAGTGTTCCGGGATGGTCTGGTAGAATTTGGGCAAGAACTGGTTGCACATTTGATGCATCTGGTGCTGGTGCTTGTCGTACGGGGGACTGTGGAGGGAGGCTAGAATGTGGTGGCATTGGCGCCACGCCACCAGCTTCCCTCTTTGAGATTACAATAGGTCAAGGAGACGAAAAAGATTTTTATGATGTCAGTTTTGTTGATGGTTATAATTTGCCTCTCGTGGCTGCACCCCTTGGAGTCCATGGTAGCTGTAATGCCACAGGCTGTGCTAGTGATATCAACATTG GTTGTCCTAAAGAACTTCAAGTATCTGGCGAGGAAGAAGGAACAGCAGGGGGTGTTGTGGCATGCAAGAGCGCTTGTGAGGCATTTGGCCTAGACCAATACTGCTGCAGTGGAGAGTTTGCAAATCCCACAACATGTCGTCCGTCTTTCTATTCAAGCATTTTCAAGAGAGCTTGTCCAAGGGCTTACAGCTATGCATTTGACGATGGTACTAGCACTTTCACTTGCAAGGCCTTCGAATATTCCATCATTTTTTGCCCCAATGCTAGTGT GATGGACCAGTCAAACGATACATTCATAACATCTCCTTCGATACTAAAGAGCAGCAAGAAAATCCCTTCTCATGGGCATAGCCATAGTTCATCTCCTAACATCCAAGTACCATTTTATGTAGCAGTCATGGTCTTACTGTTACCTTTTTACTTCATTAAAGACTAA